In the Roseibium sp. HPY-6 genome, one interval contains:
- a CDS encoding sugar ABC transporter ATP-binding protein translates to MSEPVLAARALSKSFGPNEVLKEIEFEVHSGASVALCGENGAGKSTLIKLLTGLYHPTSGHVEFSGKQEDWSSPRASLDAGIAVVHQEFSTIGALSVAENIFLDAEPLTRFGLIDRKALVVQTETLLEKLGIHLSARSLVDDLSVADKQMVEIAKALRSDARVLILDEPTAVLSQNETRHLFKIINELRSRGLGIVYVSHRLDEIFEICTDITVIKDGVVTSQGPVSEYTHDTVIAAMVGRELGNLFPQKPRDGETGAPMLDVRDLIVADGLAPVSFEVRAGEILGLAGLVGSGRTELALAIYGAEGAKGTVLIEGEPLDYRSPSNSIDAGILMLTESRKDDGLFLNSSVARNFAATTPGHGVHPARVAIGHEEARARVMKERFGVVVDNVGLPISALSGGNQQKVLIARLLENRPKVLILDEPTRGVDVGAKSEIYKMLRHLADEGMAILAISSELIEIVGLCDRVFVMRDGELAAELTSQEISEEAIMSVAAAETPSHHGVTSNG, encoded by the coding sequence ATGTCTGAGCCGGTACTGGCCGCGCGCGCGCTGTCAAAGTCGTTCGGACCGAACGAGGTTCTGAAAGAAATTGAATTCGAGGTCCATTCGGGCGCATCCGTCGCGCTTTGCGGCGAGAATGGTGCGGGAAAATCGACCCTCATCAAACTGCTGACAGGCCTCTATCATCCAACATCCGGACACGTCGAATTCAGCGGAAAACAGGAAGACTGGTCGAGCCCGAGAGCGAGCCTCGATGCCGGAATTGCCGTCGTGCATCAGGAGTTCTCCACCATAGGAGCGCTAAGTGTTGCGGAGAACATTTTTCTCGATGCCGAGCCACTGACCCGGTTTGGGTTGATTGATCGAAAAGCACTTGTCGTCCAGACGGAGACATTGCTGGAAAAACTCGGCATCCATCTCTCCGCGAGATCCCTCGTCGACGATCTGAGCGTCGCCGACAAGCAAATGGTCGAAATAGCAAAAGCGCTTCGTTCCGATGCCAGGGTTCTGATACTGGACGAGCCGACGGCAGTCCTGTCTCAAAACGAGACCCGGCATCTCTTCAAAATCATCAATGAGTTGCGTTCACGGGGCCTCGGCATCGTTTATGTGTCACACCGTCTGGACGAGATCTTCGAGATCTGCACGGACATCACCGTCATAAAGGACGGCGTGGTCACATCCCAGGGGCCCGTTTCCGAATACACGCATGATACGGTCATTGCCGCGATGGTCGGACGCGAACTGGGTAACCTCTTCCCGCAAAAGCCACGTGACGGTGAGACCGGTGCACCCATGCTTGATGTCAGGGATCTGATCGTTGCCGATGGCCTGGCTCCGGTCAGCTTCGAAGTCAGGGCAGGTGAAATCCTTGGCCTGGCGGGATTGGTCGGTTCCGGGCGAACGGAACTTGCGCTTGCCATATACGGCGCGGAAGGCGCGAAGGGTACCGTCCTGATAGAAGGCGAGCCGCTGGATTACCGCTCGCCATCCAACAGCATCGATGCCGGCATTCTCATGCTCACCGAAAGCCGGAAGGATGACGGGTTGTTCCTCAACAGTTCCGTTGCGCGCAATTTTGCCGCGACAACGCCTGGACACGGGGTTCATCCGGCGCGTGTTGCCATTGGCCACGAGGAAGCCCGGGCGCGTGTCATGAAGGAGCGTTTTGGCGTTGTAGTCGACAATGTCGGTCTGCCGATCTCCGCGCTTTCGGGGGGGAACCAGCAAAAGGTTCTGATTGCGCGCCTTCTGGAGAACAGGCCTAAAGTGCTCATCCTCGATGAGCCAACGCGCGGGGTTGATGTCGGCGCCAAATCAGAGATCTACAAGATGCTCCGGCACTTGGCGGATGAAGGCATGGCGATCCTCGCCATTTCGTCTGAACTCATTGAAATCGTGGGACTTTGTGACCGTGTCTTCGTCATGCGGGATGGAGAGTTGGCGGCCGAGTTGACGTCTCAGGAGATATCGGAAGAGGCGATCATGAGTGTCGCGGCAGCCGAGACACCCAGCCATCACGGGGTAACTTCCAATGGATGA
- a CDS encoding substrate-binding domain-containing protein yields MRIRTIVAAAATLCLSAGTALADYDGVPRTFLWNPGSVDIFDAAEFKKDGPYVIGFSNASISNPWRVAMLHGIEAAAERHADKIERFIITDANDDPSKQAADVQDLIAQGVDILLISPATAEALDPAVRRAKRQGIPVVLVDRQVSSDENYITFVTASDQALGRISAQWLAEKLGGEGKVVMLGGLAGASPAENRIKAAMEVFNQFPGIEVLETQYTSWSPANGKTIMSALIQKYGDEIAGVWADSGLQGSGSIEAFLAAGYEAGKIPPHTGGDFNAMYQLSVQNDVPMIGIDYPPAMGAEGFEVLFDVLDGKGIPRRIEVNQQVVVSEGHETPSVKADVFTADYALMDKPGSVIMSSGVGADYDPATFTANYPK; encoded by the coding sequence ATGCGTATCAGAACAATTGTGGCTGCGGCCGCAACCCTTTGCCTGTCCGCAGGCACGGCTCTTGCCGACTACGACGGCGTTCCGAGAACGTTCCTTTGGAACCCAGGATCCGTGGACATATTCGATGCCGCGGAATTCAAGAAGGACGGACCCTATGTCATCGGGTTCTCCAATGCATCGATTTCAAATCCGTGGCGTGTTGCCATGCTGCACGGGATCGAAGCGGCAGCGGAACGGCACGCCGACAAGATCGAGCGTTTCATTATCACGGACGCAAATGACGATCCGTCCAAACAGGCCGCCGATGTTCAGGATCTCATTGCCCAGGGTGTCGATATTCTGTTGATCAGTCCGGCAACCGCTGAAGCTCTTGATCCGGCGGTGCGCCGGGCCAAGCGTCAGGGGATCCCGGTGGTTCTCGTGGACCGCCAGGTCTCGTCCGACGAAAACTACATTACCTTCGTCACGGCATCCGACCAGGCGTTGGGCCGCATTTCTGCTCAGTGGCTCGCGGAAAAGCTCGGCGGCGAAGGCAAGGTTGTCATGCTTGGCGGGCTGGCCGGTGCCTCGCCAGCGGAAAACCGGATCAAGGCCGCGATGGAGGTGTTCAACCAGTTCCCGGGAATCGAGGTTCTGGAAACGCAATACACCTCCTGGTCGCCCGCGAACGGCAAGACCATCATGTCGGCACTGATCCAGAAATATGGTGACGAGATTGCAGGCGTGTGGGCAGACAGCGGTCTGCAGGGCTCCGGTTCCATCGAGGCCTTTCTTGCGGCCGGATACGAAGCCGGAAAGATCCCGCCACACACCGGTGGCGACTTCAACGCGATGTATCAGCTCTCCGTGCAGAACGACGTTCCGATGATCGGTATCGATTACCCGCCCGCAATGGGTGCCGAAGGGTTCGAAGTCCTGTTTGACGTGCTTGACGGCAAGGGCATTCCGCGCCGGATCGAGGTGAACCAGCAGGTGGTCGTGTCGGAAGGTCATGAGACTCCCTCTGTGAAAGCTGACGTCTTTACCGCCGACTATGCTCTTATGGATAAGCCGGGATCGGTCATCATGTCCTCCGGCGTCGGCGCGGACTACGATCCGGCAACTTTCACTGCAAACTATCCAAAATAA
- a CDS encoding amidohydrolase family protein, which produces MTQTVIQGAMIWNGVADAAVPGTVVVEGNRIAKVIEGTDVPSGLSDNLIDGTGMTLMPGMVEGHCHPSFTGISEPTELGQLCPERHMLLTAQNLRLLLSHGFTSIFEAASAKPMLGVTARDAINEGLIDGPRMMAGSPEVTTTAGLGDERKRHIYQESFGLVADGPDEMRRVARECVRDGVDIMKINISGDEFVSHARAEITPTEDEELAAFVKVAHAFDKMVAAHARSSKSVKMAVRHGVDCIYHCDFADEEALDMLEGAKDRIFVGPAFGLVHNSTREGDVVGLTREVAESMGLFRKFEATCATYHEIRKRGVRVVVGGDYGFSVTPMGQNARDIEHFVRYFGYSPVEALRCATHVGAELMGRSGELGQIKEGYLADLLLVRGDVVQDVSLLQKQDNLAMIMKDGSAWKDPRQSDPRSPGLILAAE; this is translated from the coding sequence ATGACACAAACCGTTATCCAGGGTGCGATGATTTGGAACGGTGTCGCGGACGCAGCCGTTCCGGGCACCGTTGTGGTCGAAGGCAACCGTATTGCAAAGGTTATCGAAGGCACGGACGTGCCTTCCGGCTTGTCTGACAATCTGATTGACGGGACCGGCATGACTCTCATGCCGGGCATGGTCGAAGGCCATTGCCACCCGAGCTTTACAGGAATTTCGGAGCCGACCGAGTTGGGTCAGCTATGTCCGGAACGGCATATGCTGCTAACGGCGCAGAACCTGAGACTTCTTTTGAGCCACGGTTTCACGTCTATTTTCGAAGCGGCCTCCGCAAAGCCCATGCTCGGTGTGACGGCGAGGGATGCCATCAACGAGGGTCTGATCGATGGACCGCGTATGATGGCCGGCAGTCCTGAAGTGACAACGACAGCGGGGCTCGGTGACGAGCGCAAGCGGCACATCTACCAGGAAAGCTTTGGTCTGGTTGCAGACGGGCCGGACGAAATGCGGCGCGTTGCCCGCGAATGCGTGCGCGACGGTGTCGATATCATGAAGATCAATATTTCCGGCGACGAGTTCGTCAGCCATGCGCGGGCGGAAATCACCCCAACGGAAGACGAGGAGCTGGCAGCGTTCGTCAAGGTTGCGCATGCCTTCGACAAGATGGTGGCCGCCCATGCCAGATCGTCCAAGAGCGTGAAGATGGCAGTGCGTCATGGTGTCGACTGCATCTATCACTGCGACTTTGCGGATGAGGAAGCGCTCGACATGCTTGAAGGCGCCAAGGACCGCATCTTCGTCGGTCCGGCCTTCGGGCTTGTTCACAATAGCACGCGTGAAGGCGACGTTGTCGGCCTGACCCGGGAAGTTGCTGAAAGCATGGGTTTGTTCCGGAAATTCGAAGCGACTTGCGCGACTTATCACGAAATCCGCAAACGCGGGGTCCGTGTGGTCGTCGGCGGCGACTATGGGTTCTCGGTCACGCCGATGGGTCAGAACGCTCGCGATATCGAGCATTTCGTCCGCTACTTTGGCTACTCGCCGGTCGAGGCGCTTCGCTGTGCCACCCATGTCGGTGCCGAGCTTATGGGCCGGAGCGGTGAGCTCGGCCAGATCAAGGAAGGCTACCTTGCGGATCTGCTGCTTGTTCGTGGGGATGTCGTTCAGGATGTCTCACTGCTTCAAAAGCAGGACAACCTGGCCATGATCATGAAGGACGGCAGCGCCTGGAAGGACCCCCGACAGAGCGACCCGCGTTCTCCGGGACTGATCCTGGCCGCGGAATAA
- a CDS encoding pilus assembly protein: MFTRRTDRLVALAALLLLGGCADYMSHRDTVTVGAGNAMDANMGIHTIQPFPRQAYNTNLPGDGQKAVQAQERYLAPGDPDVVTAAGSEAAISGGS; encoded by the coding sequence ATGTTTACTCGAAGAACTGATCGGCTGGTTGCGCTTGCGGCCCTTTTGCTGCTGGGCGGATGCGCCGACTACATGAGCCACCGTGACACCGTGACGGTGGGCGCTGGAAACGCGATGGATGCCAATATGGGCATTCATACAATTCAGCCTTTCCCCCGTCAGGCCTACAACACAAATCTTCCGGGCGACGGCCAGAAAGCGGTCCAGGCGCAAGAGCGTTACCTCGCACCGGGCGACCCGGACGTTGTGACTGCTGCCGGTTCTGAAGCGGCAATCAGCGGCGGTTCATAG
- a CDS encoding type II and III secretion system protein family protein, producing MKISSILTVVICVIVLGLAGAQESSAQVDEMTLVVNGGSVSRVTMQPGTTRTVRTNSKFSDLVVGNPETADIVPLSEQVLYIQGKAPGLTNISIYDASKTLLGVIEVRVQLNFDDVVRAIRAVAPTSQVSVSNVGNKIRLSGAVNNAVELAKVLEVAQQFSEDPVINAVSVRSPQQVALEVRVLEASRSIGRDLGVNWVGRSDNGNISTSGSRVQVGTDGDGGLVALLGSGASVAQQGALPFGTLIGKVLETAGLRIDTIIDALEGKGLVRRLAQPNLTTISGETARFHVGGEVPIQTAVSNSGGVASSTDYRPFGVRLEFVPTVLDASRINLRVMTEVSDIDNSINVNGNPGFTSRRAEAVIELKDGQSFSIAGLLENVDTRDISQLPWLGQVPVLGVLFRSTSFQKRETDLVIVVTPRLVRPARPNEPLASPLDQTRPTNDVEMFALGLLEVNKDMLRKYKEGDGLIGPYGHIVDLELEDGYVYSKN from the coding sequence GTGAAGATATCGTCCATTTTGACAGTAGTGATCTGCGTGATCGTGCTTGGCCTTGCAGGCGCTCAAGAATCCAGCGCGCAAGTTGATGAAATGACGCTTGTCGTGAACGGCGGCAGCGTTTCAAGGGTCACAATGCAGCCCGGCACAACCCGGACCGTAAGGACGAACAGCAAGTTTTCAGATCTCGTTGTCGGTAATCCGGAAACGGCGGACATCGTGCCGTTGTCCGAACAGGTTCTTTACATTCAGGGCAAAGCGCCCGGCCTGACTAACATTTCGATCTACGATGCCTCAAAGACACTTCTTGGCGTTATTGAAGTGCGTGTGCAGCTTAATTTCGACGACGTGGTGCGCGCCATCCGGGCTGTCGCACCGACGTCTCAAGTGTCCGTTTCCAATGTCGGCAACAAGATCCGTTTGAGCGGGGCCGTCAACAATGCCGTGGAACTGGCCAAGGTTCTGGAAGTTGCCCAGCAGTTTTCGGAAGATCCGGTGATCAATGCGGTCAGTGTCCGCAGTCCGCAACAGGTGGCCCTCGAAGTCAGGGTGCTGGAGGCGAGCCGATCGATCGGACGGGATCTCGGGGTCAACTGGGTCGGCCGGTCCGACAATGGCAATATCAGCACCAGCGGTTCGCGCGTTCAGGTCGGCACCGACGGTGACGGTGGTCTCGTCGCACTCCTGGGGTCCGGTGCCAGCGTGGCGCAGCAGGGCGCCCTTCCCTTCGGAACGCTGATCGGAAAGGTGCTGGAAACGGCCGGACTTCGCATTGACACCATCATCGACGCGCTGGAAGGCAAGGGTCTGGTACGGCGGCTGGCGCAGCCGAACCTCACCACGATCAGCGGTGAGACGGCCCGTTTTCATGTTGGCGGTGAGGTGCCCATCCAGACCGCAGTGTCCAATTCCGGCGGTGTCGCATCCTCGACGGACTATCGTCCCTTCGGCGTTCGTCTGGAATTTGTTCCGACAGTCCTCGACGCCAGCCGTATCAACTTGCGTGTGATGACCGAGGTCAGTGATATCGACAACTCGATCAACGTAAACGGGAATCCCGGTTTTACGTCACGCCGCGCGGAAGCGGTGATCGAACTCAAGGACGGCCAGAGCTTTTCAATTGCGGGTCTTCTGGAGAACGTCGATACCCGCGACATCAGTCAGCTTCCCTGGCTTGGCCAGGTGCCGGTACTCGGCGTGTTGTTCCGGTCGACCAGCTTTCAAAAGCGCGAAACCGATCTTGTTATTGTGGTGACACCCAGGCTGGTGCGGCCGGCTCGTCCCAATGAACCGCTGGCCTCGCCCCTAGATCAGACGCGCCCGACAAATGACGTCGAAATGTTCGCGCTCGGTCTTCTGGAAGTGAACAAGGACATGCTGCGCAAATACAAGGAAGGCGACGGCCTGATCGGTCCCTACGGTCATATTGTCGATCTGGAACTTGAGGATGGTTATGTTTACTCGAAGAACTGA
- a CDS encoding tetratricopeptide repeat protein produces MWLRKRFSALAISAFLLTGCQSGDLANLSTYGDSAASNQDLSKVAYYPDDELLTKAKVQFREKNYGKAYAIYKRAVEVYPKDPVAWIGYSASADMIGRFDNADIGYKRLARMIPNRPEYLNNVGYSYLLRGNLVAARRYFLKAYDVDPNNQTTANNLELLRNSVSFANRG; encoded by the coding sequence ATGTGGTTGCGTAAACGGTTCTCTGCTTTAGCGATATCGGCATTTTTGCTGACGGGGTGTCAGTCCGGGGATCTGGCAAACCTGTCCACTTACGGCGACAGTGCTGCGTCGAACCAGGATCTTTCCAAAGTTGCCTACTACCCGGACGATGAGCTTCTTACCAAGGCGAAAGTCCAGTTCCGGGAAAAGAACTACGGCAAGGCGTATGCGATCTACAAGCGCGCCGTTGAGGTCTATCCGAAAGATCCGGTTGCCTGGATCGGTTACTCGGCATCCGCCGACATGATCGGGCGCTTCGATAATGCGGATATCGGCTACAAGCGGCTTGCGCGGATGATACCCAACCGTCCCGAGTATCTGAACAATGTCGGATACTCATATCTTCTTCGCGGCAACCTTGTGGCAGCGCGACGCTATTTCCTCAAAGCGTATGACGTTGACCCGAACAATCAGACGACAGCAAACAACCTGGAACTCCTGCGCAACAGCGTCTCCTTTGCCAATCGGGGTTGA
- a CDS encoding FadR/GntR family transcriptional regulator yields the protein MAIEFNTIQKEGLSVQIANAIRDAILEGRLAGEERLPSEADLAERFGVSRSTVREALKRLAAQNLIRSERGSSGGAFVNRITWPEAQDNLVTMTRLLIGMNDIPLEDAIEARFALETSALPLAAEKCSEVDLEGLRAEIDRQRDPQTSDETFCASDVAFHSIIAQATGNPLLTFQLSAAFEAMQPLMNMLVYRLRDRERIAEHHEALCEALERRDCACAMTSLESLFAYTRELAAQRRKPKAS from the coding sequence TTGGCGATTGAATTCAACACGATTCAAAAGGAAGGACTGTCTGTCCAGATTGCCAATGCGATCCGAGATGCAATTCTCGAAGGGCGGCTTGCCGGTGAAGAACGCCTGCCGAGCGAAGCCGATCTTGCAGAACGGTTCGGCGTTTCCAGATCCACTGTCCGGGAAGCTCTGAAGCGCCTTGCAGCCCAGAACCTGATCAGAAGCGAACGGGGATCATCCGGCGGTGCGTTCGTCAACCGGATCACATGGCCGGAAGCGCAGGACAATCTCGTGACCATGACGCGGCTTTTGATCGGTATGAACGACATTCCGCTGGAAGACGCCATTGAGGCACGGTTCGCGCTGGAAACGTCAGCATTGCCGCTGGCGGCTGAAAAATGTTCTGAAGTCGATCTGGAAGGTCTTCGTGCGGAGATTGACCGTCAGCGCGACCCGCAAACCAGCGATGAGACATTCTGCGCGTCCGACGTCGCCTTTCATTCAATCATCGCTCAGGCGACCGGCAACCCTCTGCTGACCTTCCAGCTCTCGGCGGCTTTCGAGGCCATGCAGCCTTTGATGAACATGCTTGTATACCGGTTGAGAGACCGGGAGCGGATCGCAGAACATCATGAAGCGCTGTGCGAAGCATTGGAACGGCGGGATTGTGCCTGTGCGATGACCAGCCTTGAATCGCTGTTTGCCTATACCCGCGAGCTGGCAGCGCAACGGCGCAAACCCAAGGCGAGCTGA
- a CDS encoding DUF2182 domain-containing protein, protein MKTIARLLPGHGLLWLTFFASVLIAWGVLFATHLPVVTPDEDFGLAYLISLCTQTVADTGFLSAVFMWSLMSLAMMAPTAFPAFKTYADLTHTDAASGKSLAVLVTGYLAVWVGFAVPAAFLQVQLAQMGLLDQAGRSTSGLLNGALMALAGLYQFSSFKNACLSACQNPMTFFFNHWNPGLRGALQLGLRLGAVCLGCCWALMLLAFVAGTMNLAFMGLAMVLMTLEKLPQIGARLSAPLGVFLGIGGAVVIVLSLVNL, encoded by the coding sequence GTGAAGACAATCGCACGTCTTTTGCCCGGCCATGGCTTGCTGTGGCTGACGTTTTTTGCAAGCGTCCTGATTGCGTGGGGTGTTCTCTTCGCAACGCATTTGCCTGTCGTAACGCCCGATGAAGACTTCGGGCTGGCCTATCTCATCTCCCTTTGCACGCAGACAGTGGCCGATACCGGTTTTCTATCCGCGGTCTTCATGTGGTCGCTGATGTCTCTGGCGATGATGGCGCCAACTGCGTTTCCGGCGTTTAAAACCTACGCGGATCTGACTCACACGGACGCTGCGAGCGGCAAGTCACTTGCGGTCCTCGTCACCGGATATCTTGCGGTATGGGTTGGCTTCGCGGTGCCGGCAGCCTTTCTGCAGGTTCAGCTCGCTCAAATGGGGCTCCTCGACCAGGCAGGCCGCTCAACATCGGGACTGCTCAACGGCGCGCTGATGGCGCTGGCGGGCCTTTACCAGTTCAGCAGCTTCAAGAATGCCTGTCTTTCGGCGTGTCAGAACCCGATGACTTTTTTCTTCAATCACTGGAACCCCGGACTGCGGGGCGCCCTACAGCTCGGGCTCCGGCTGGGAGCGGTCTGTCTCGGATGTTGCTGGGCATTGATGCTGCTCGCATTCGTCGCCGGCACGATGAACCTCGCCTTCATGGGCCTGGCCATGGTGTTGATGACGCTTGAAAAGCTTCCCCAGATCGGTGCGCGGCTAAGTGCACCGCTCGGGGTTTTTCTCGGAATTGGCGGGGCGGTCGTGATCGTCCTCTCACTTGTGAATCTCTAG
- a CDS encoding DUF1326 domain-containing protein codes for MSGWSIRGELILNCNCTVFCPCVVSLGKHPPTEGYCQAWAGVRIDEGHYEGEDLSGLNVGLVLEIPGLMARGNWKAAAYIDERASDAAYDGLLKIFSGQAKGTTGLFRVLVSEFLGAERAPVSYTNEGKKRRLIVGRAIKGEVEPVQGGNPDEDIVVTNTEYWMGPDITVATATQGRVRAYGRVWDFDGRSAEICQIDWSGPAAEQAA; via the coding sequence ATGTCCGGATGGTCCATTCGCGGCGAATTGATACTGAATTGCAACTGCACCGTCTTCTGTCCCTGCGTGGTGTCCCTCGGCAAGCATCCGCCGACGGAAGGATACTGTCAGGCGTGGGCCGGCGTTCGCATTGACGAAGGCCACTACGAGGGCGAGGATCTTTCGGGACTGAACGTGGGTCTGGTGCTGGAAATCCCCGGTCTTATGGCACGGGGAAACTGGAAGGCTGCCGCCTATATCGATGAACGCGCAAGCGATGCCGCCTATGACGGTCTCCTGAAGATCTTTTCAGGTCAGGCGAAGGGCACGACCGGCCTCTTCCGCGTTTTGGTAAGCGAGTTCCTCGGCGCCGAACGCGCGCCTGTCTCCTATACCAACGAAGGCAAGAAGCGTCGGCTGATCGTCGGTCGCGCCATCAAGGGCGAAGTCGAGCCGGTTCAGGGCGGAAACCCGGATGAGGACATCGTCGTGACGAATACCGAATACTGGATGGGACCGGACATCACGGTCGCAACGGCCACACAGGGCCGCGTGCGCGCCTATGGCCGCGTCTGGGATTTTGATGGCCGCAGTGCCGAAATCTGCCAGATCGACTGGTCCGGACCAGCCGCTGAACAGGCCGCATAG
- a CDS encoding dimethylsulfoniopropionate demethylase, with protein sequence MQVPALSVSRRTRYTPFSRRVQAAGVKAYTVYNHMLLPTVFNSVEEDYRHLKTKVQVWDVACERQVELWGPDAARLVQMLTPRDLSTMSEGQCYYTPMVDETGGMLNDPVTTKLAEDKFWVSVADSDLLFWIKGLAHALRLEVDVDEPDVSPLAIQGPKAEELVARVFGEEIRSIRFFRYKHVDFQGKKLVLARSGYSKQDGFELYVDGSHLGEPIWDALMDAGQDLDVRAGCPNIIERIEGQLLSYGNDMTRNNTPHECGLGKFCQTQAAIGCIGRDALLRVAVEGPVRQIRSIAIDGDPVPPCDELWPIIAGGKQVGTVSSAAYSPDYRTNVAIGMVRMTHWDDGTKVQVDTPHGMRSATVWETSFTSQGG encoded by the coding sequence ATGCAGGTCCCGGCTCTTTCAGTCTCCCGCCGCACGCGCTACACGCCGTTTTCGCGGCGCGTGCAGGCAGCAGGTGTCAAGGCTTACACGGTCTACAATCACATGCTGCTTCCGACGGTTTTCAACTCCGTCGAAGAAGATTACAGGCACCTGAAAACCAAGGTTCAGGTCTGGGATGTCGCTTGCGAGCGGCAGGTTGAACTCTGGGGCCCTGATGCCGCGCGCCTGGTCCAGATGCTGACGCCGCGCGATCTTTCCACGATGAGCGAAGGACAGTGCTACTACACGCCCATGGTCGATGAGACCGGCGGCATGCTCAATGACCCGGTGACCACAAAGCTTGCGGAAGACAAGTTCTGGGTGTCGGTTGCCGACAGCGATCTTCTTTTCTGGATCAAGGGGCTTGCACACGCACTGCGACTGGAAGTCGATGTCGACGAGCCGGATGTGTCGCCACTCGCTATCCAGGGTCCGAAGGCGGAGGAACTGGTCGCCCGTGTGTTCGGTGAGGAGATCAGGTCGATCCGCTTCTTCCGCTACAAGCATGTCGACTTTCAGGGAAAAAAGCTCGTCCTCGCCAGGTCGGGCTATTCCAAGCAGGACGGGTTTGAGCTTTATGTCGATGGATCCCACCTGGGCGAACCCATCTGGGACGCCCTGATGGATGCCGGACAGGATCTTGACGTTCGCGCCGGCTGCCCGAACATCATTGAACGGATCGAAGGACAATTGCTGTCTTACGGCAATGACATGACCCGCAACAACACGCCGCATGAATGCGGTCTCGGCAAATTCTGTCAGACCCAGGCGGCCATCGGCTGCATCGGCCGCGATGCCCTGCTGCGCGTTGCCGTCGAAGGTCCGGTCCGCCAGATACGCAGCATCGCGATCGACGGGGATCCGGTTCCACCCTGCGACGAACTGTGGCCGATCATTGCAGGTGGTAAACAGGTCGGTACGGTCAGTTCGGCCGCCTACTCACCGGATTACCGGACCAATGTTGCTATCGGCATGGTGCGGATGACCCATTGGGACGACGGCACGAAGGTGCAGGTCGATACGCCGCATGGCATGCGGAGCGCGACAGTCTGGGAAACATCCTTCACCAGTCAGGGAGGCTGA